CTTTGTCCAGGATTTTTCCATCCCCGACAGCAATGACTTCCGCTTCCAGGGGTTTTTCTTTCGCAGTATCAGGGATGATGATGCCACCCCTCATCTGCTCTTTTTCTTCGATTCGTTTTGCAAGAATCCGATCGTGCAAAGGTCGAATATTTACAGACATCG
The bacterium genome window above contains:
- a CDS encoding co-chaperone GroES, coding for MSVNIRPLHDRILAKRIEEKEQMRGGIIIPDTAKEKPLEAEVIAVGDGKILDKGERVPLDVKVGDRILVGKYSGTEVKLQDVEYIILREEEVLGVIKR